ACGTATTCAATCACCTTCCGCTCTTAGAACGGAAGCCATGGACACGGATGCACTCGGAACTACTCACGTTCTCGCTTCCCCTCGTCGTGACATCAGCAATGGTCGTCCTGCTTTCACGAGTTGACTCGTTCATGCTTGGGGTGCTCGCTACAACCGGCGATGTCGGAGTGTACGGAGTCGTCTACCCGATGGCAGAACTGTTGACTGCAGGTCTCGCATCGTTTGGGTTCCTCTTCACCCCAATACTCTCTGAACTGCACGCGGACCAAGAGTTGGAGGAGATGCGTCGTCTCTGCCAAGTTGTGACAAAGTGGATATTCATGGTGACGCTCCACGTTTTCATGATTCTCACGGTGTTTCCCGAAATCACCATCTCCCTCTCCTTTGGGGCGGAGTATGCTGACGGTTCGTTGGCCCTTACGAACCTGGCATTCGGCTTCTTCTCCCATGCTGTGCTCGGTCCGAATGTAAATGCGCTCACGTCTATCGGAAGAACCCGGATGATAATGTATGATAATGTCGTCGTGACAGCCCTTAGTATCGCGCTCAATATTCTCCTGATTCCACAGTTCACCTACATCGGTGCGGCGGTTGCGACTACAGTTTCGTACGTCTTCCTCAACATTCTCTATACGGTTCAAATCCATCGAGTAACCGGGATCCATCCGTTCACGGCGGCGATGGTCCGTCCTGGAATAATCGCAGCGATATCTATTGCGACAATCTATTTGCTAACCAACGAGTACCTCTCTTCGACTCCACTCACGTTGTTCGCGAATTTCTTTGTGTTCATCGTCGTATACACGTTTGGTGTCCTCAGTTTTTGGGGAATCAAGGAGGAGGAGATCGACCTGCTCTTACAGATGGAAGATCGGTTTGGCGTCGATCTCTCGATGCTAAAAAAGGTAGTAGTCAGAGTGATGAAGTGAGATAGATCCCTGTGAAGAAAGTCGAGAACTACTCCATGTATCCCAACTCTCGTAGGGTTTCCTCGTCGGCGTCATAGCGGGTGACCCCGCCCTCGATGTTGAACTCCCTGATGGACGCGATCAGGTCGTCGTCGTCGGCCGCCGGTGAGCCTTCTAGCGTCCG
This genomic stretch from Halobaculum roseum harbors:
- a CDS encoding flippase; its protein translation is MIIFAGLVFQLVVSFLAKIVIARTIGRVDYGAVTLGSTLLTIISTFAILGMNHGLSRYIPRKDDVEYKRSVVLSAYQIAIPTAVVAGLVVVLFSDEIAVRLFNDPSVGDILWIFGLAIPFAVTVQVGIGTIQGLQLSVPKVAVRNVTQPLTRFLLVGAVVFYGFGKTGMAWAYAGGHIAAALLLLYYVFNHLPLLERKPWTRMHSELLTFSLPLVVTSAMVVLLSRVDSFMLGVLATTGDVGVYGVVYPMAELLTAGLASFGFLFTPILSELHADQELEEMRRLCQVVTKWIFMVTLHVFMILTVFPEITISLSFGAEYADGSLALTNLAFGFFSHAVLGPNVNALTSIGRTRMIMYDNVVVTALSIALNILLIPQFTYIGAAVATTVSYVFLNILYTVQIHRVTGIHPFTAAMVRPGIIAAISIATIYLLTNEYLSSTPLTLFANFFVFIVVYTFGVLSFWGIKEEEIDLLLQMEDRFGVDLSMLKKVVVRVMK